From a region of the Candidatus Binatia bacterium genome:
- a CDS encoding glycoside hydrolase family 15 protein codes for MDLYSTAKHVSRPFVFTESDRAADLPIGAHGIIGDGFSAALVRVDGAIDWLCMPRFDSPSLFAAILDAEKGGLAAITPSRRPFESLQRYDPDTNVLETLFTVPGQGVGRLTDFMPWVDDPRASIHEVHRRIECLEGTLEVDVIFDPRFSYGADPAEIEIGEHGVLARGKNGEQVVSVVGRGNTWTERNQGGVEARLKLRTGQRVWNVISWDASEPEPPAAYRPFDLLRDTRHRWREWSAGLEYDGPWRHHMLRSALTMKLLTYAPTGAMVAAPTTSLPEWLGGARNWDYRYAWARDAALAVRANNLIGFRSEARDFFHFLRDTVDLDVGLKVMYRIDGSRVPDEGVLSHLAGFHGSGPVRIGNGARDQVQLDSAGALVDAAHLYEHFGGTLTVRAWRILRGVIDSLQTAWRLPDHGIWEPRCGKRHNVHSKLMIWLALDRGAGIARAFGSGDRHNAWNACADEIHADILKRGLSRDGSHFVSVYDGESADSTLLQLATHAFLPGDDPRLANTVDFVRRELGTGPFLHRYREDDGVGGDEGAFVLCGFWLAEVLVLIGRVDEALEVFSAHADASNHLGLLAEEIDPSNGSLLGNFPQAFSHLGLINAALRIDVALRIRDEGSHRVPHLIGAVPRTIS; via the coding sequence ATGGATCTGTACAGCACTGCAAAGCACGTCTCGCGGCCCTTCGTCTTCACCGAATCGGATCGGGCGGCCGATCTTCCCATCGGTGCGCATGGGATCATCGGCGACGGTTTCTCGGCCGCGCTTGTCCGTGTCGACGGTGCGATCGACTGGCTGTGCATGCCGCGGTTCGACAGCCCGAGCCTGTTCGCGGCCATCCTCGATGCCGAGAAGGGTGGGCTCGCAGCGATCACGCCATCGCGCCGGCCGTTCGAGAGTCTCCAGCGCTACGACCCGGATACCAACGTGCTCGAGACGTTGTTCACGGTGCCGGGACAGGGCGTCGGACGCCTGACCGACTTCATGCCGTGGGTGGACGATCCGCGGGCCTCGATTCACGAGGTGCACCGGCGTATCGAGTGCCTCGAGGGCACGCTCGAAGTCGACGTGATCTTCGACCCACGCTTTTCGTACGGCGCCGACCCGGCCGAGATCGAAATCGGCGAGCACGGGGTGCTCGCGCGCGGCAAGAACGGCGAGCAGGTCGTCTCGGTGGTCGGGCGAGGCAACACGTGGACCGAGCGCAATCAGGGTGGGGTCGAGGCACGCCTCAAGCTGCGGACTGGCCAGCGGGTGTGGAATGTCATCTCGTGGGACGCGTCCGAGCCCGAGCCTCCCGCGGCGTATCGACCGTTCGATTTGCTGCGCGATACGCGCCATCGCTGGCGTGAGTGGTCGGCGGGGCTCGAGTACGACGGTCCCTGGCGTCATCACATGCTGCGCTCTGCGCTGACGATGAAGCTCCTCACCTACGCGCCGACCGGGGCGATGGTCGCGGCACCGACGACGTCCTTGCCCGAGTGGCTCGGCGGTGCGCGGAACTGGGATTACCGGTACGCATGGGCCCGAGATGCCGCGCTTGCCGTGCGCGCGAACAACCTCATCGGGTTTCGCTCCGAGGCGCGCGACTTCTTCCACTTCCTGCGCGACACCGTCGATCTCGATGTCGGTCTCAAGGTGATGTACCGCATCGACGGCTCTCGCGTTCCCGACGAAGGGGTCCTGAGCCATCTCGCAGGCTTCCACGGCTCTGGTCCGGTGCGGATCGGCAACGGCGCGCGCGATCAGGTTCAGCTCGACAGCGCCGGTGCTCTGGTCGACGCCGCGCACCTGTACGAGCATTTTGGCGGGACTCTCACGGTGCGTGCGTGGAGGATTCTTCGCGGTGTCATCGACTCGCTTCAGACCGCCTGGCGACTCCCCGATCACGGCATCTGGGAGCCCCGTTGCGGTAAGCGTCACAATGTCCACTCCAAGCTGATGATCTGGCTGGCGTTGGACCGGGGCGCCGGCATTGCGCGTGCCTTCGGCTCGGGCGACCGCCACAACGCATGGAATGCCTGTGCCGACGAGATCCACGCGGACATCCTGAAGCGTGGCCTGTCGCGCGACGGTTCGCACTTTGTGAGCGTCTACGACGGCGAGTCGGCGGACTCGACACTGCTTCAACTCGCGACGCATGCGTTCCTGCCGGGCGACGACCCGCGCCTCGCGAACACGGTCGACTTCGTGCGCCGCGAACTCGGGACCGGCCCGTTTTTGCACCGTTACCGAGAAGACGACGGCGTCGGCGGCGACGAAGGGGCCTTTGTCCTGTGTGGCTTCTGGTTGGCCGAGGTCTTGGTGCTCATCGGCCGGGTCGACGAGGCGCTCGAGGTCTTCTCGGCTCACGCCGATGCGAGCAATCATCTCGGACTGCTCGCCGAGGAGATCGACCCCTCGAACGGATCTCTTCTTGGCAACTTCCCTCAGGCGTTCAGCCACCTCGGGCTGATCAACGCGGCCCTGCGCATCGATGTCGCCCTTCGGATCCGCGATGAGGGCTCGCACAGAGTGCCCCATCTGATCGGCGCCGTGCCCCGCACCATCTCCTGA
- the bioF gene encoding 8-amino-7-oxononanoate synthase: protein MRALAEDLADLEARDLLRVRRLVGGVQGPEVELDGRRVLCLASNNYLGLAGDPQVIEASAEALRAGGASAAASPLISGHMDAHDTLERELADWLGCEAALVFGSGYHANIGVIAALAQKGDAVFSDSLNHASLIDGCRLARADVRIFEHRDLNDLEEKIQATPSRRRLIVSDSVFSMDGDTAPLEGLVALAARHDAWLMLDEAHAMGVFGEEGAGLAAARGVGDRVHIRMGTLGKALGSYGAFVAGSRALIELLVNRARSYVFSTGLPPAVIGAARAAVRIARTETDRRERLWRNARRLHEGLGAAGLRLEPLESTIVPVILGEPATALAVAHRAMEEGVWAPAIRPPTVPTGTARLRLTPIATHDDGQIDRVVRVLADAAREEGA, encoded by the coding sequence ATGCGTGCTCTGGCGGAGGATCTTGCCGATCTGGAGGCTCGCGACCTGCTCCGTGTTCGCCGGCTCGTCGGGGGTGTCCAGGGCCCCGAGGTCGAGCTCGACGGACGTCGGGTCCTCTGCCTCGCGTCGAACAACTATCTCGGACTCGCCGGCGACCCTCAGGTGATCGAGGCGAGCGCCGAGGCGCTGCGGGCCGGCGGTGCCAGTGCGGCGGCGTCGCCGCTCATCAGTGGCCACATGGACGCCCATGACACCCTCGAGCGCGAGCTCGCGGATTGGCTCGGGTGCGAGGCTGCCCTGGTGTTCGGGTCGGGCTATCACGCGAATATCGGTGTGATCGCAGCGCTCGCGCAGAAGGGCGACGCCGTCTTCAGCGACTCTCTGAATCACGCCTCGCTGATCGATGGCTGTCGGCTCGCCCGTGCCGACGTCCGCATCTTCGAGCACCGTGACCTGAACGACTTGGAAGAGAAGATCCAAGCCACGCCGTCGCGCCGTCGCCTCATCGTTTCCGACTCGGTATTCAGCATGGACGGCGACACGGCTCCGCTCGAAGGGCTGGTCGCGCTCGCGGCTCGCCACGATGCGTGGCTCATGCTCGACGAAGCGCACGCGATGGGTGTGTTCGGCGAGGAGGGGGCCGGTCTGGCTGCTGCGCGTGGCGTCGGCGACCGGGTGCACATCCGCATGGGAACGCTCGGCAAGGCGCTGGGGAGCTACGGCGCCTTCGTGGCGGGCTCGCGCGCGCTGATCGAGCTTCTGGTGAACCGCGCTCGGTCGTACGTCTTCAGTACCGGGCTTCCGCCGGCCGTGATCGGGGCTGCACGGGCGGCGGTGCGGATCGCGCGTACGGAGACGGATCGTCGGGAGCGGCTGTGGCGCAACGCGCGCCGGCTGCACGAGGGGCTCGGCGCGGCGGGCCTCCGGCTGGAGCCGCTCGAGAGCACGATCGTGCCGGTGATCCTGGGCGAGCCGGCGACGGCGCTGGCCGTCGCACATCGTGCGATGGAAGAAGGGGTCTGGGCACCGGCGATCCGGCCACCGACGGTGCCTACGGGCACGGCGCGGTTGCGTTTGACCCCGATCGCGACGCATGACGACGGGCAGATCGATCGCGTCGTTCGGGTCTTGGCGGACGCGGCTCGAGAGGAGGGGGCATGA
- the bioA gene encoding adenosylmethionine--8-amino-7-oxononanoate transaminase: protein MTTPVDEDPKNDSVKKDFRALWHPFTQMQEWFGDEPLVIESGDGNDLIDDQGRRYLDGVSSLWCNVHGHRHPKINAAIRDQLDRIAHTTMLGLTHPGAADLAERLVAMTPKGLTRVFYSDAGATAVEIALKQAFQYFGLRGETQRNRFVSLAEAYHGDTIGAMSVGYSEAFHRHHRPLLFDTIRTTPPHVFRWERGLDAKAALRVAIDEARRTFEAHGAEIAALIVEPLVQGAAGIWPHPPEYLAELARLTKEAGALLICDEVATGFGRTGTMFACEQAGVEPDLMCLGKGLTGGYLPLAATLATEAIFEGFLAPFEELSTFFHGHTFTGNPLCCAAALASLDVFDEEKTMEHVGEIIPHLHKRLEKDVGSLPSVGDLRRQGLMIGIELVQDRETRAHFESAARVGYRACLAARKHDVIIRSLGDTVVLMPPLSITLEEVDRLVDATVAGIREVTES from the coding sequence ATGACGACTCCGGTGGACGAGGATCCGAAGAACGACTCCGTGAAGAAGGACTTCCGTGCACTCTGGCATCCGTTCACGCAGATGCAGGAGTGGTTCGGCGACGAGCCGCTCGTCATCGAGAGCGGCGACGGGAACGATCTGATCGACGATCAGGGGCGACGGTACCTCGATGGGGTTTCGTCCCTGTGGTGCAACGTGCACGGCCATCGTCATCCGAAGATCAACGCGGCCATCCGCGATCAGCTCGACCGCATCGCGCACACGACGATGTTGGGTCTCACTCACCCCGGCGCCGCAGATCTGGCCGAGCGGCTCGTCGCGATGACGCCGAAGGGTCTCACCCGCGTCTTCTACTCGGACGCGGGCGCGACGGCGGTCGAGATCGCGCTGAAGCAGGCGTTTCAGTACTTCGGGCTACGCGGCGAAACGCAGCGCAATCGATTCGTTTCGCTCGCCGAGGCGTATCACGGCGACACCATCGGGGCGATGTCGGTCGGGTACAGCGAGGCGTTTCATCGTCATCACAGGCCTCTTCTGTTCGACACGATTCGTACGACACCTCCGCACGTCTTTCGCTGGGAGCGCGGGCTCGACGCGAAGGCCGCGTTACGGGTCGCGATCGACGAGGCGCGACGAACGTTCGAGGCCCACGGTGCTGAGATCGCCGCGTTGATCGTCGAGCCGCTCGTTCAGGGCGCCGCGGGGATTTGGCCCCACCCGCCCGAGTATCTCGCCGAGCTGGCCCGTCTCACGAAGGAGGCGGGTGCGCTTCTCATCTGCGACGAGGTCGCGACCGGCTTCGGCCGGACGGGGACGATGTTCGCGTGCGAGCAGGCCGGCGTCGAGCCCGACCTGATGTGTCTGGGGAAGGGACTTACCGGCGGTTATCTGCCGCTGGCGGCGACTCTTGCGACGGAGGCCATCTTCGAGGGCTTCCTCGCACCCTTCGAGGAGCTCTCCACGTTCTTCCACGGGCATACGTTCACGGGGAACCCGCTGTGCTGTGCGGCGGCCCTTGCCTCGCTCGACGTCTTCGACGAAGAGAAGACGATGGAGCACGTGGGCGAGATCATCCCGCACCTCCATAAGCGCCTCGAGAAGGACGTCGGGTCGCTTCCCTCCGTGGGGGATCTGCGGAGGCAGGGTCTGATGATCGGCATCGAACTCGTCCAGGATCGCGAGACGCGCGCGCACTTCGAGTCCGCGGCGCGGGTCGGGTACCGCGCCTGTCTCGCGGCGCGCAAGCACGACGTGATCATCCGGTCGCTCGGCGATACGGTGGTGCTCATGCCGCCTCTGTCGATAACGTTGGAGGAGGTCGATCGTCTCGTGGACGCCACGGTGGCGGGAATCCGCGAGGTCACCGAGTCGTGA
- the bioD gene encoding dethiobiotin synthase codes for MSDPSWRGAVLVTGTDTGVGKTWVACGLARALTDAGWIVAVRKPAESGCELVDGEPFPEDAAALRTASGSIEPVEDICAVRLVEALAPGIAAERAGVKIDVDELVRDYRSRAEDLDCLVVEGAGGLLVPLATGVSYADFGARIGARLLVVTAAKLGAINHTLLTLEAAAQRGLDVIGVVVNHASAEEDLATQTLTDSLRDLIDVPILAEIPHGSDPGEHLFVGPSPS; via the coding sequence GTGAGCGACCCGTCCTGGAGGGGCGCCGTCCTCGTGACGGGGACCGACACGGGCGTCGGGAAAACGTGGGTCGCGTGTGGGCTCGCGCGCGCTCTCACTGACGCCGGCTGGATCGTGGCGGTGCGGAAGCCCGCAGAGAGCGGGTGTGAGCTCGTCGACGGCGAGCCGTTCCCAGAAGACGCGGCGGCGCTTCGCACGGCCTCGGGATCGATCGAGCCCGTCGAGGACATCTGCGCCGTTCGCCTCGTCGAGGCGCTGGCGCCGGGGATCGCCGCAGAGCGCGCGGGAGTGAAGATCGATGTCGACGAGCTGGTCCGGGACTACCGATCGCGCGCCGAGGACCTCGACTGCCTCGTGGTGGAGGGCGCCGGTGGTCTCCTCGTCCCACTCGCGACCGGCGTTTCCTATGCGGACTTCGGAGCGCGGATCGGGGCCCGCCTGCTCGTCGTGACGGCGGCGAAGCTCGGGGCGATCAACCACACGTTGCTCACCCTCGAGGCGGCAGCGCAGCGGGGTCTCGACGTGATCGGCGTCGTGGTGAATCACGCATCGGCCGAAGAGGATCTGGCCACGCAGACCTTGACCGACAGCCTGCGGGATCTGATCGACGTGCCGATCCTGGCCGAGATTCCGCACGGGAGCGATCCTGGCGAGCATCTTTTCGTCGGCCCCAGCCCTTCGTAG